In Bacillus sp. SB49, a single window of DNA contains:
- a CDS encoding site-2 protease family protein — protein sequence MFTWNDVPMFIINFFLILPLVTLIHQAGHVLVARLFGGKISFCIGTGKKWFCLGPLEVRRMYFMEGWCQYEKLRYNKKWAHVAIYLAGSSFNLIIILILNACIISGVLPVDLFFYQFTYFSVYFIFFSLFPYRTGDGKPSDGMAIYDVIRYGKAADPID from the coding sequence ATGTTTACATGGAATGATGTTCCGATGTTCATTATAAATTTCTTTTTGATACTGCCTTTGGTTACGCTGATTCACCAGGCAGGGCATGTGTTGGTTGCAAGGCTGTTTGGAGGAAAGATCAGTTTCTGCATTGGTACCGGGAAAAAGTGGTTCTGTTTAGGGCCGCTGGAAGTGCGGAGGATGTACTTCATGGAGGGATGGTGCCAATATGAGAAGCTGCGCTATAACAAAAAATGGGCGCACGTTGCTATTTATTTGGCAGGCAGCAGCTTCAACCTGATCATCATCCTGATTTTGAATGCCTGCATCATCAGCGGAGTGCTGCCTGTCGATCTATTTTTCTATCAGTTCACCTATTTCTCTGTGTACTTTATTTTCTTTTCCCTCTTTCCTTATCGGACCGGAGACGGGAAACCGAGCGACGGAATGGCGATTTATGATGTCATCCGCTACGGAAAAGCAGCGGACCCGATCGATTGA
- the rlmN gene encoding 23S rRNA (adenine(2503)-C(2))-methyltransferase RlmN, whose amino-acid sequence MKRSIYGLTFEQLTDWITEHGEKKFRSKQVWDWLYQKRVTEFSQMKNVNQSLIDLLDEHFTIETLTEEIMQESKDGTVKFLFKLADGNVIETVLMRFNYGLSVCVTTQVGCNIGCSFCASGILSKNRDLSSGEIVEQIMQVQQYLDKKGKDERVSHIVVMGIGEPFDNYENLIDFLKVVNDKKGLCIGARHITVSTSGIAPKIYDFADEGIQINLALSIHAPNNELRTKIMKINKAYPLEKLMPAIDYYLEKTNRRITFEYILLKDVNDHKKEAEQLAALLRDKRHLSYVNLIPYNPVADHPYDRSEKDAILTFYQTLMDRGINCGVRTEHGTDIDAACGQLRSKQIEKEKARKKKNTQTN is encoded by the coding sequence ATGAAACGATCCATATACGGATTGACATTTGAACAACTGACGGACTGGATTACGGAACATGGCGAGAAGAAGTTTCGCTCAAAGCAAGTATGGGACTGGCTGTACCAGAAGCGTGTGACCGAATTCTCCCAAATGAAGAACGTCAACCAATCCCTCATTGATCTGCTTGATGAACACTTTACGATTGAAACGCTGACAGAGGAAATCATGCAGGAATCGAAGGATGGAACGGTTAAGTTCTTGTTTAAACTGGCAGACGGCAATGTTATTGAGACGGTACTGATGCGATTTAATTACGGGTTATCCGTTTGTGTGACCACACAGGTCGGCTGCAACATCGGCTGTTCCTTCTGCGCGAGTGGAATTCTAAGTAAAAACCGTGACCTCTCCAGTGGAGAAATCGTGGAGCAGATCATGCAGGTCCAACAATATTTGGACAAAAAGGGCAAAGACGAGCGCGTAAGCCACATCGTCGTCATGGGAATCGGCGAGCCTTTCGATAACTACGAAAACTTGATCGACTTCCTGAAAGTCGTTAATGACAAGAAGGGATTATGTATCGGTGCGCGTCATATCACGGTATCGACAAGCGGCATTGCACCGAAGATCTATGATTTCGCTGATGAAGGCATCCAGATCAACCTGGCGCTTTCCATCCATGCTCCAAATAACGAGCTGCGTACGAAAATTATGAAGATCAATAAGGCTTATCCTCTGGAGAAGCTGATGCCTGCGATTGATTACTATTTGGAAAAGACGAACCGCAGAATTACCTTCGAGTACATTTTGTTGAAAGACGTCAACGATCACAAGAAAGAAGCAGAACAGTTGGCAGCACTGCTGAGGGACAAGCGTCACCTCTCCTACGTCAACCTGATTCCTTACAATCCGGTGGCCGACCATCCGTATGACCGGAGCGAGAAGGATGCCATCCTTACGTTCTACCAAACACTGATGGACCGCGGTATCAACTGTGGTGTTCGAACCGAGCACGGCACCGACATCGACGCTGCCTGCGGACAGCTGCGAAGTAAACAGATTGAAAAAGAAAAAGCACGCAAAAAGAAAAATACACAAACAAACTAA
- a CDS encoding PH domain-containing protein encodes MKTENRVSEKAVKLAVLTEALATFAVLGILAVLMYVDHVYGWADWIGWMLWSILLFVFLSLPVSIYHTRLLYRNWEYGWNEEFLHMRKGGLRQKLCQIPMSKIVYVQMDQGLLQKKDDLWTVKVRTLTSVHDIPYLSRAHAEELKEKAARFGSVKEEGDY; translated from the coding sequence ATGAAAACAGAAAACAGAGTCTCGGAAAAAGCGGTTAAATTAGCCGTCCTAACAGAAGCGCTGGCAACCTTTGCCGTGCTCGGTATCCTTGCTGTGCTGATGTATGTGGATCATGTGTACGGTTGGGCGGACTGGATCGGATGGATGCTTTGGAGTATCCTCCTCTTTGTCTTTCTTTCCCTGCCGGTGTCCATCTATCATACCCGGTTATTGTACAGAAATTGGGAATATGGTTGGAATGAGGAATTTCTGCATATGCGAAAGGGCGGTCTCAGGCAGAAGCTGTGTCAAATCCCAATGAGTAAAATCGTATATGTTCAGATGGATCAAGGGCTGCTTCAGAAGAAGGACGATTTGTGGACAGTCAAGGTACGGACGCTCACTTCCGTTCATGACATTCCTTACCTCAGCAGGGCACATGCGGAAGAACTGAAGGAGAAAGCGGCGCGGTTCGGAAGCGTGAAGGAGGAGGGTGACTATTAA
- a CDS encoding PH domain-containing protein: MTIKAQREHPTVFVFDFLHFLVNGLFFYVLLFWIKGDSVGWFFEYARYVYIGGITVSPLYLFFRWWGTKFSLGEGYIEWQRGLVRRNKETLPYDSITGVERKSPFLYQLFGRTMLQLRSSQEGESEWVFRSLTLGEADRLEALFQYGWNVERKEEEKTSAVKDHPPAAEEWKAANPGRVVHFQAGKKDVMMASFTSLSFVFFIPFLLSLFSKFFDMNWMDVWNWIHEDLTPFQVSAFIIGCMIGSAVFGIFRTYKKYGNYRIASDERHLYITRGSVEEKTISFSKASVQAVIIRQGLWKRMTRTMKVTFILANTGEEEEEDRASLFPYLPERQARGMLFHLLPEYAVKPKMRKPVMRMTAAFCFIVGVLLIFLSWVLFSIDLPLYAAGLFGLCVILFWTFLHHYPVNVGWEEDVIEIRSGVFQNRTYLTKAGRITEVCSTSWPWQRAAGTATIQIRNRSKHGKTVNMKDLRRRDAAALQHWYSRRKQYVIYEHTQPPFERGIGEEI, from the coding sequence GTGACTATTAAAGCACAGCGGGAGCATCCAACGGTTTTCGTGTTTGATTTTTTGCACTTCCTTGTAAATGGTCTGTTTTTCTATGTCCTCCTGTTTTGGATTAAGGGAGACAGCGTGGGATGGTTTTTTGAGTATGCGAGGTATGTCTACATAGGTGGAATCACCGTAAGCCCATTGTATCTTTTCTTCCGCTGGTGGGGGACAAAGTTTTCGTTGGGAGAAGGGTATATAGAGTGGCAGAGGGGGTTGGTTAGAAGAAATAAGGAGACGCTCCCATACGACAGCATCACCGGGGTGGAGAGAAAATCTCCATTTCTGTATCAGCTTTTCGGGAGGACGATGCTTCAATTAAGATCGTCACAGGAAGGGGAATCAGAATGGGTTTTCCGCTCCCTGACGCTCGGGGAAGCGGACCGATTGGAAGCTCTGTTTCAATACGGATGGAACGTGGAGCGAAAAGAGGAGGAGAAAACGTCTGCCGTCAAGGATCATCCTCCGGCCGCAGAAGAGTGGAAAGCAGCAAATCCGGGCAGGGTTGTACATTTCCAGGCAGGGAAGAAGGATGTGATGATGGCGTCTTTCACTTCCTTAAGCTTCGTTTTTTTTATCCCCTTTCTTCTTTCGCTTTTTTCGAAGTTTTTTGATATGAACTGGATGGATGTATGGAACTGGATACATGAGGATCTTACACCGTTTCAAGTATCTGCGTTCATTATCGGCTGTATGATTGGGTCGGCGGTGTTCGGAATCTTCCGCACGTATAAAAAGTATGGAAATTATAGAATCGCGTCAGATGAAAGGCATCTTTACATAACAAGAGGAAGCGTGGAAGAGAAGACGATTTCTTTTTCCAAAGCTTCCGTTCAGGCTGTCATTATCCGGCAGGGGTTATGGAAGCGAATGACTCGAACAATGAAAGTGACGTTCATTCTTGCAAATACAGGGGAAGAGGAGGAGGAAGACCGTGCTTCCCTTTTTCCGTACTTACCGGAACGGCAGGCGAGGGGAATGCTCTTTCATCTACTTCCCGAATATGCGGTGAAACCGAAGATGAGAAAGCCTGTGATGAGGATGACCGCGGCTTTCTGTTTCATCGTCGGGGTACTGTTGATTTTCTTATCCTGGGTGCTTTTCTCGATAGATTTACCTTTATACGCTGCGGGACTGTTCGGTCTTTGCGTAATTTTATTCTGGACTTTCCTTCATCATTATCCTGTAAACGTGGGGTGGGAGGAGGATGTGATCGAAATCCGGAGCGGCGTTTTCCAAAACCGGACGTATTTGACGAAAGCCGGCAGGATTACGGAGGTCTGTTCAACAAGCTGGCCGTGGCAGCGGGCCGCCGGCACAGCAACGATTCAGATCAGAAATCGGTCGAAACATGGGAAGACGGTGAATATGAAGGACCTGCGGAGAAGGGATGCCGCCGCTCTTCAACACTGGTACAGCCGCCGAAAGCAGTATGTCATCTATGAGCACACACAACCCCCGTTTGAAAGAGGTATAGGAGAAGAAATCTAA
- the ilvB gene encoding biosynthetic-type acetolactate synthase large subunit, with amino-acid sequence MKAQASVEEQTMTKTGADLLVEALVEEGVDTLFGYPGGAVLPIYDAIYRAEGSFDHVLPRHEQGAIHAAEGYARVSGRAGVVIGTSGPGATNLVTGIADAMMDSIPLVIFTGQVAKGVIGTDAFQESDIMGITTPITKHNYQIQEIEELPRVVKEAFHIATTGRPGPVVVDIPKDISSTVHHKKIDNDFHLPGYQPTVKPNPLQINKLHEALVKAEKPVVLAGSGVIHAQASEELIKFVRNYQLPVTTTLLGLGSYPGSDDLSMGMAGMHGTYAANMALYECDLLINIGSRFDDRLTGNLKHFAPHATVAHIDIDPAEIGKNIPTHIPIVSDAKAALESLNDKPVEGLHHEGWMDGITRNKTDFPLWHDLPEEDIVPQWLLQKVYEYTEGNAVVTTDVGQHQMWAAQYYAFDKPNRWVTSGGLGTMGFGFPAAIGAQLADRESTCIAVVGDGGFQMTLQELSVLQERRLPVKVLIVNNQALGMVRQWQEKFYEERYSESIIDTQPDFVKLAESYQIPGYKIETQSQLEEVLPRILKDDQPAVIDCRVLQKENVYPMIAPGKGLHEMIGVKR; translated from the coding sequence ATGAAGGCACAAGCAAGCGTGGAGGAGCAGACCATGACGAAAACAGGTGCTGATTTGCTCGTCGAAGCTTTGGTGGAGGAAGGCGTTGATACATTATTCGGATATCCAGGTGGAGCTGTCTTACCGATTTACGATGCCATCTACCGCGCCGAGGGGAGCTTCGATCACGTGCTCCCCAGGCACGAGCAGGGCGCAATCCACGCAGCGGAAGGGTATGCACGTGTTTCTGGACGGGCGGGAGTCGTCATCGGCACGTCCGGACCGGGAGCGACGAACCTCGTGACGGGAATAGCCGATGCCATGATGGATTCCATTCCTCTCGTCATTTTCACAGGGCAGGTAGCGAAAGGGGTCATCGGTACCGATGCCTTCCAGGAATCGGACATCATGGGGATCACAACGCCTATTACGAAGCACAATTATCAAATTCAGGAAATTGAAGAGCTTCCGCGAGTGGTGAAAGAAGCATTCCATATCGCGACGACCGGCCGTCCGGGCCCTGTTGTTGTCGATATCCCGAAGGACATCAGCTCGACGGTTCACCATAAGAAGATCGATAATGATTTCCATCTTCCGGGATACCAGCCGACGGTCAAACCGAACCCGCTGCAGATCAACAAGCTGCACGAGGCGCTGGTTAAGGCAGAGAAGCCGGTCGTGCTTGCAGGTTCCGGCGTCATTCATGCACAGGCATCGGAGGAATTGATCAAATTCGTCAGAAATTATCAGCTTCCTGTGACGACAACGCTCCTCGGGCTCGGAAGTTATCCCGGCAGTGATGATCTGTCGATGGGGATGGCGGGCATGCATGGAACGTATGCAGCGAACATGGCTTTGTACGAATGCGACCTTCTTATTAATATAGGTTCCCGCTTCGATGACCGTTTAACCGGTAATCTCAAGCACTTTGCCCCGCATGCGACCGTCGCCCATATCGATATCGATCCGGCGGAAATCGGAAAGAACATCCCGACGCACATTCCGATCGTATCGGACGCCAAGGCAGCGCTTGAATCTCTGAATGATAAACCGGTGGAAGGCCTTCATCATGAAGGCTGGATGGATGGTATCACTCGAAATAAAACGGACTTTCCGTTATGGCACGACCTTCCGGAAGAAGATATCGTTCCCCAATGGCTGCTTCAGAAAGTCTACGAATACACGGAAGGAAATGCAGTGGTGACGACGGATGTCGGCCAACACCAAATGTGGGCGGCGCAGTATTACGCGTTCGATAAACCGAATCGCTGGGTAACATCCGGAGGACTCGGAACGATGGGATTCGGTTTCCCGGCAGCCATCGGAGCTCAGCTGGCCGATCGGGAATCAACCTGTATCGCTGTTGTCGGTGACGGAGGATTCCAGATGACGCTTCAGGAACTATCCGTCCTGCAGGAGCGCAGGCTGCCTGTCAAAGTGCTGATCGTCAACAACCAGGCGCTCGGTATGGTGAGACAGTGGCAGGAGAAATTTTACGAAGAGCGTTACTCGGAATCTATCATCGATACCCAGCCGGATTTCGTTAAGCTTGCAGAAAGCTATCAGATCCCCGGGTACAAAATTGAGACGCAGAGTCAGCTCGAGGAAGTTCTTCCAAGAATACTGAAAGACGACCAGCCTGCCGTCATCGACTGCCGCGTTCTGCAGAAGGAGAACGTCTATCCGATGATCGCACCAGGCAAAGGACTACACGAAATGATTGGGGTGAAACGATGA
- a CDS encoding 2-isopropylmalate synthase, whose amino-acid sequence MARVKVFDTTLRDGEQSPGVNLNRLEKLEIAKQLERLGVDIMEAGFPASSQADFDSVKEIADTIRGCSVTGLARANKKDIDIAWEALKGGAEPRLHVFIATSPIHMTHKLKKTPDEVVEKAVEMVAYAKERFPHVQFSAEDALRSDRDFLVHIIEKVIDAGASVINLPDTVGYTTPDEIGSLFRYVQENVPNINQAVLSTHNHDDLGMAVSNSLAAIENGARQIEGTINGIGERAGNAALEEIAVALQIRKDRFDLETGLVLKEIKRTSELVSRLTGMMVPGNKAVVGRNAFAHESGIHQDGMLKESSTYEIITPEMVGVEATNMVLGKHSGRHAFKQKAEELGFELNETKLQEAFESFKTLTGKKKEVTDADLFAILIDTQTEHADQPKYELKAFQVQYGSINRPTATVLLTTPEGKEVEKANTGEGSVEAIYNTLDDLIEADVHLEDYQLSSVGRGRDALAEVHVQVSVDGVTASGRGSAQDVLEASAHAFLNAVNRTLYQRKRSADYEQIQV is encoded by the coding sequence ATGGCTCGCGTTAAGGTTTTCGATACGACGCTTAGGGATGGAGAACAGTCCCCGGGTGTCAACTTGAACCGTTTGGAGAAGTTGGAAATCGCCAAGCAGTTGGAACGTCTGGGTGTGGATATCATGGAAGCAGGTTTCCCTGCTTCCTCCCAGGCGGACTTTGATTCAGTCAAAGAGATTGCTGATACGATCCGCGGTTGTTCGGTCACCGGACTTGCAAGAGCGAATAAAAAGGATATTGATATCGCGTGGGAAGCCTTAAAAGGAGGCGCGGAGCCCCGTCTTCACGTTTTCATCGCGACATCCCCGATTCATATGACACACAAGTTGAAAAAGACGCCGGATGAAGTCGTCGAGAAAGCGGTGGAAATGGTCGCTTATGCGAAGGAGAGATTCCCGCATGTCCAGTTCTCCGCAGAGGATGCTTTACGGTCCGATCGTGATTTCCTCGTCCATATCATCGAGAAAGTGATCGATGCCGGGGCGAGCGTCATCAACCTTCCGGATACGGTTGGTTATACGACCCCGGATGAAATCGGCAGCCTGTTCCGCTACGTACAGGAGAACGTTCCGAATATAAATCAAGCAGTCTTGTCCACGCACAACCATGACGACCTTGGTATGGCCGTCAGTAATTCCCTGGCAGCCATCGAAAACGGAGCCCGCCAAATTGAAGGGACGATCAACGGAATCGGGGAACGGGCCGGCAACGCCGCTCTGGAAGAAATCGCCGTCGCTCTTCAGATCAGGAAAGATCGTTTTGATTTGGAGACAGGTCTTGTATTGAAGGAGATCAAGCGTACGAGTGAACTTGTCAGCCGTTTGACAGGGATGATGGTTCCCGGGAATAAGGCGGTTGTTGGACGTAACGCCTTCGCGCATGAGTCCGGCATCCACCAGGACGGTATGCTGAAGGAGTCCTCCACTTATGAAATTATTACACCGGAAATGGTCGGTGTGGAAGCAACAAACATGGTGCTTGGTAAACACTCCGGCCGCCACGCTTTTAAACAAAAGGCAGAAGAGCTCGGCTTTGAGTTGAATGAAACGAAGCTTCAGGAAGCGTTCGAATCGTTCAAGACGTTGACAGGCAAGAAGAAAGAGGTCACGGATGCGGATTTGTTTGCGATTCTGATCGATACGCAGACAGAGCATGCGGACCAGCCGAAATACGAACTGAAGGCATTCCAAGTCCAATATGGAAGCATCAATCGTCCGACTGCTACGGTTCTCCTGACGACGCCGGAAGGTAAGGAAGTGGAGAAGGCAAACACGGGAGAGGGAAGTGTAGAAGCGATTTATAATACGCTCGACGATCTGATCGAAGCGGACGTACATCTCGAGGACTACCAGCTCAGCTCTGTCGGAAGAGGGCGGGATGCTCTTGCAGAGGTCCACGTCCAAGTATCCGTCGACGGGGTGACGGCATCCGGACGCGGCTCGGCGCAGGATGTGCTGGAAGCATCCGCTCATGCTTTCTTGAACGCAGTGAACCGAACACTTTACCAGCGGAAACGTTCTGCTGATTATGAACAAATCCAAGTATGA
- a CDS encoding nucleoside triphosphate pyrophosphohydrolase — MVKHQRLVRDYVPNQLESEGKSFRTRTLETEEYEHLLRNRLKEEVDAYHQTEENRHALTALADILEVVHALSYTHGASIEELEHIRQHRRKVMGGFLTKTLLIDAGE; from the coding sequence TTGGTGAAACATCAACGGTTAGTAAGAGACTACGTTCCGAATCAGCTGGAAAGCGAGGGGAAATCTTTCCGGACGAGGACATTGGAAACAGAGGAATATGAACATCTTCTAAGAAACCGCCTGAAAGAGGAAGTCGATGCTTACCATCAAACAGAAGAAAACCGCCATGCTTTGACGGCGCTGGCGGATATCCTAGAGGTTGTCCATGCGTTATCCTATACACACGGCGCCTCCATTGAAGAGCTGGAGCACATCAGACAGCATCGTCGGAAAGTGATGGGCGGATTTCTCACAAAGACGTTACTCATCGATGCCGGCGAATGA
- a CDS encoding response regulator transcription factor produces the protein MKKIQSFVMTEEEMRTLSNSLEYAWKNDNTLDQLERQKVKILLRDLQSQLPAEPCAISNTLTYSEHKIFTLLLKGVTNIEIAKTLYISANTVKSHTKNIYNKLGVENRVDLIIKYKNVEGL, from the coding sequence ATGAAGAAAATCCAGTCGTTCGTGATGACGGAAGAGGAAATGAGAACGCTATCGAACAGCTTGGAATACGCATGGAAAAATGACAACACGCTTGACCAACTGGAAAGGCAAAAAGTGAAAATACTGCTTCGGGATCTTCAGTCCCAGCTTCCGGCGGAACCTTGCGCCATCTCCAATACGCTGACCTACAGCGAACACAAAATCTTCACCCTCCTGCTCAAAGGTGTGACGAACATAGAAATCGCCAAAACACTATACATATCAGCCAATACAGTAAAAAGCCACACCAAAAACATCTATAATAAGCTCGGTGTGGAAAACCGGGTGGACCTTATCATTAAATATAAAAACGTCGAAGGTCTTTAA
- the ilvN gene encoding acetolactate synthase small subunit, which translates to MKRIVTATVHNRSGVLNRVTGLLAKRQFNIESISVGRTETEGVSKMTFVVEVEDERKLEQLTKQLHKQIDVLKVSDITDKAIVARELAMVKVISNPQIRSEIQGIIEPFRASIIDVSKESITVQVTGKSDKVDALIDLLRPYGIKELARTGLTAFTRGHQPQVTEIKSYSLLK; encoded by the coding sequence ATGAAGCGGATTGTCACAGCCACCGTCCATAACCGAAGTGGTGTATTGAACCGGGTGACCGGGCTGCTTGCCAAAAGGCAGTTCAATATTGAAAGCATTTCCGTCGGGCGGACGGAAACAGAAGGCGTATCCAAGATGACCTTCGTCGTCGAAGTAGAGGATGAGCGGAAGCTGGAGCAGCTCACCAAACAGCTTCATAAGCAGATCGATGTTCTGAAAGTATCAGACATTACAGACAAAGCCATCGTCGCCCGCGAGCTTGCGATGGTGAAGGTGATCAGCAATCCGCAGATCCGCAGTGAAATTCAAGGGATCATCGAACCATTCCGGGCTTCGATCATCGATGTCAGCAAAGAAAGCATCACCGTTCAGGTGACCGGTAAATCGGATAAAGTCGATGCACTGATCGACCTCCTCCGCCCATACGGCATCAAGGAATTAGCAAGAACTGGACTTACCGCTTTCACTCGCGGCCATCAGCCGCAGGTGACGGAAATAAAATCTTATTCACTACTAAAATAA
- a CDS encoding YjcZ family sporulation protein, producing MGWYGGCGYGGYGYGGGSTFVLIVVLFILLIIVGASFYKC from the coding sequence ATGGGCTGGTATGGCGGCTGTGGATACGGCGGTTACGGTTATGGCGGAGGTAGCACTTTCGTATTGATCGTTGTATTGTTCATCCTTTTGATCATTGTTGGAGCGTCTTTCTATAAGTGCTGA
- the ilvC gene encoding ketol-acid reductoisomerase, which translates to MAHVYYHNDINDEVLKNKKVAVIGYGSQGHAHARNLKDSGFDVVVGLRKGKSWDQAVEDGVDVKPVADAVEGADLVMILLPDEYQPKVYEEHIKPNLKAGAALAFAHGFNVHFNQIVPPSDVDVFLVAPKGPGHLVRRTFEEGAGVPALIGVEQDVSGEAKEIALAYAKGIGGGRAGVLETSFQEETETDLFGEQAVLCGGLTSLVKAGFETLTEAGYQPEVAYFECLHELKLIVDLMYEGGLEGMRYSISDTAQWGDFVSGPRVVDETTKARMKEVLTDIQTGKFAKGWILENQVNRPEFTAIENRENNHQIEKVGRELRALMPFVKKSQSKEKDVVAHGSR; encoded by the coding sequence ATGGCACATGTTTACTATCACAACGATATCAATGATGAGGTACTAAAAAATAAGAAGGTAGCTGTCATCGGCTACGGATCTCAAGGTCATGCCCACGCACGTAACTTGAAAGACAGCGGTTTTGACGTTGTCGTCGGTCTTCGTAAAGGAAAGTCTTGGGATCAGGCTGTGGAAGATGGAGTCGATGTGAAGCCTGTCGCTGATGCGGTGGAAGGAGCAGACCTTGTCATGATCCTGCTTCCGGACGAATATCAGCCGAAAGTGTATGAAGAGCACATCAAACCGAATTTGAAAGCCGGAGCAGCCCTTGCTTTCGCCCACGGTTTCAACGTCCACTTCAACCAAATCGTACCGCCTTCCGACGTTGACGTTTTCTTAGTCGCTCCTAAGGGCCCGGGTCACCTTGTCCGCCGTACATTTGAAGAAGGTGCCGGAGTACCTGCTTTGATCGGAGTCGAGCAGGACGTGAGTGGAGAAGCGAAAGAAATTGCTCTTGCCTATGCTAAAGGAATCGGCGGCGGTCGTGCCGGCGTATTGGAAACATCGTTCCAGGAAGAAACGGAAACAGATTTGTTCGGGGAACAGGCTGTGCTGTGCGGGGGACTTACAAGCCTTGTGAAAGCAGGATTTGAAACGTTGACAGAAGCCGGTTACCAGCCGGAAGTTGCCTACTTCGAGTGTCTGCATGAGCTGAAGCTTATCGTTGATCTTATGTACGAAGGCGGACTGGAAGGCATGCGCTATTCCATCTCCGATACAGCTCAGTGGGGCGATTTCGTTTCCGGACCACGCGTTGTTGATGAAACGACGAAAGCCCGCATGAAAGAAGTATTGACGGATATCCAGACTGGTAAATTTGCAAAAGGCTGGATCCTAGAGAATCAGGTCAACCGTCCGGAATTCACAGCTATCGAAAACCGTGAAAACAATCATCAAATCGAGAAGGTGGGTAGAGAGCTCCGTGCGTTAATGCCTTTCGTTAAGAAGTCACAATCTAAAGAAAAGGATGTGGTCGCACATGGCTCGCGTTAA
- the ilvE gene encoding branched-chain-amino-acid transaminase: MSSQWIYLSGQYVKKEEAVVSVYDHGFLYGDGVFEGIRVYEGNIFKLDDHLNRLYDSAKSILLDVPYEKEELAEIIAETVRRNELETAYIRVVLSRGSGNLGLDPRSCSNPRLVVIAEALALFPKELYERGVRLASVASRRNRPDVLPPQVKSLNYLNNILVKMEANQMGVDEALMLNDQGYVTEGSADNIFIVKNGKILTPPTYLGALEGITRNAIMDLAEEKGYEIKEQPFTRHDVYVADEVFLTGTAAEVIAVVEVDQRKIGDGSPGVVTNHLLSEFRKVTTTDGYKVYSSDKAHVS, from the coding sequence ATGAGCAGCCAGTGGATTTATTTAAGCGGCCAGTATGTGAAAAAGGAAGAGGCCGTCGTTTCCGTCTACGATCACGGTTTCTTATATGGAGATGGGGTGTTCGAAGGTATTCGAGTCTATGAAGGCAACATTTTCAAACTCGATGACCACCTGAATCGACTCTACGATTCAGCTAAATCGATCCTGCTTGATGTCCCATATGAAAAGGAGGAACTGGCGGAGATTATCGCGGAGACGGTCCGCCGCAATGAACTGGAAACAGCTTACATCCGTGTCGTCCTCTCCAGAGGATCCGGCAACCTGGGCTTAGACCCGCGGAGCTGTTCCAATCCCCGATTGGTTGTCATTGCTGAAGCACTCGCTTTGTTCCCGAAAGAACTATATGAACGCGGGGTAAGGCTCGCGTCGGTCGCCAGTCGGAGAAACCGACCGGACGTCCTTCCGCCGCAAGTGAAATCATTGAACTATTTGAATAATATCCTCGTTAAGATGGAAGCGAACCAAATGGGTGTGGATGAAGCTCTGATGCTTAACGATCAAGGATATGTTACCGAAGGATCCGCAGACAATATCTTTATCGTCAAAAACGGAAAAATCCTCACACCTCCTACGTATTTGGGAGCACTCGAAGGGATCACCCGCAACGCGATCATGGATCTTGCCGAGGAGAAGGGCTATGAGATCAAAGAGCAACCGTTCACAAGACACGATGTGTACGTGGCTGATGAAGTATTCCTGACTGGAACTGCAGCAGAAGTCATCGCCGTGGTGGAAGTCGATCAAAGGAAAATCGGCGATGGTTCTCCAGGCGTAGTCACCAATCACCTGCTTTCGGAGTTCAGGAAAGTAACGACCACAGATGGATACAAAGTGTACAGCAGTGATAAAGCGCACGTAAGCTAA